ACTACCCTCTGTTGCTTTTCTGGGTATCTGTCTATGAGAGGCACTGTCTTAGGTGCAAGCAATGCAGAGCTAAGTAAGTGGGGCGCTCTCTGACCCTGAAGCGGTCCTACACCAGCAACACCTCAACAGATTATGCGGTCATCGGACAGAATGTGAAACAAGAGAGCAGCCGGAGCAAGatctgaaatttaaagaaaagatctGTGTTCAAACTGCCTCCCACATTCACTCAAATTCCCCTGTTGGGCTCTCCaagcagcacccccaccccacctcccattCATTCCCAGCACACCCAACCATGCCACTCGGGAGCCCTCCTTAGGCTCCCGGAAGCTGTGACCCCTCCGGGATACCTCTTCCTCCTATCCAAATCCCACCCATGTGTTTCAAGCTCAGCCCACATCTGATTGCTCTATTTTTTGTGACCAAGTCCTATCCTCGACTCCTGTATTTATAGTGACTACTACAGAGTCTAGCAACCGCACATACCCTATTTTCACATGTGCTTATTTCGCTGTTTCTTCAACTGAACACAGCACTGAGAGCACAGCCCACGTTTCCTGCCCAAATGCATGTGGGAGGCACTAAATATACACTTGCCCAATGAAAGCAACCCAAGGCAGGTCCAACTAACTGAACTATTGGGCACATGACAGTCCTGAATCATCAAACTAAACCTCaatcataaaatgaaacattttatttcttcaccaAAAAAATTTGAAGTCCTTCTTGTCgttatgtttaaaattgttataacCCTGTAAGAGAAGGGTAACTAAGGAACATCTGTCACCTTCAGGTCCTAAGAACACACTCACAGCACACCTTGTCTCTACTTGCTGAAAATGTGTGGTAATCTGTCAGTTACAACTTGGGTTacaaacatcaaaagaaaacccTCTTACTTCAAATATCACACATTTTCCAACTTTGCCATATTTTTCACACTCTTCCTTGGTTTCCGCTTCCAAGTCTTCATCTACCTCTCCTGCACCAACCATGTTCTATGAACAAAAATGAGTTAGTtcaagtataatttataaatacataaatgagatGAGTAACTTTCTTTCACGATGGCAAATGTTCTCAATCCCAAACGACATGATGAAAATTTTCATACTTGTAGTATGCAAAAATTGATAttgcttaacaaaataaaaatatgtatttacgtTTTTTAACATGCTGAATTAAAGCAAATTATGACGTCATGGCACGTAACAGAGTACAGATGGACACTCTTACTCCATTTACTCatctaactgaaaaaaaatttttctaagctTATGTGCTACTTTCAGTGTAAGCTGAAAAAGAGTGTCCTACATGGACTGATGCCCAAGTTAAACATGGCTTACCTACTGCTCGAGGCAAAAGTTAGTGTGTTTCAGGTGTGAATAACGAGCGTAAGTGCATGAATACATTTATGTTGTAAAATAACAAGtgaaataactaaatcttttgaGAAACACAacataaagacacacacatacattaggCTTCAAAGAGTCACAGGAGCATAACTAAGCTGAACttttaacaatttcaaatattttaaagcaattactCACTGTGGTCTTAAATACTGTATTTAGCAAAAAAAACAACATTAGTGAAAAAGGAATCTAAAACATCAATCTTAATTAACGGAGTCTAACCAGAAGGATCCTTTGCAAAACAAATCTTTTCGGTTTTCTTGAACTGTCACCGTATCAGGAGGGCGGAAAGCACGCACAGACAGCCCGGGGTGGAGACACACGCAAAAATCAGGGTGGGAAAACTGGTTTCAATTCTGCTTCTTACCCTTAGGAGGACCACTTTGGTAGGACACTTAAGTATTTCAGTCAATGGATTTGAATCTGACTTCTTGGATGCATCTGCAGCAAAACATTTAAGACGTGGGCGTGTTAGAACATCGAGTCCAAGTTATGATGACTAATTTAATTTCAAGAGTACTTCCCACTATTTATGTCCTCAGAGTCATCCATAAGCTTTTATGCAATCAGTCTCTGAGCAAAACTGTAGCCTTATGTGTGATGAAAATATCTGCTCCGCTTTGGTACAGGTTTTTGCCATATTTCTACAAGTTTTCAGCATCTCTAATCTGTGATTTTTGCTTCATTCACCTCCTCAGTTCACGTAGCTGACAGCACAGACCACAAACCTTATGGATCAGAGCAGTGGCACATGCAGTGTGGCCACAGGTCACTAGTCCAACCTAACAAGCAGCGGACTGGCCAGCCACTGGCTGACTCACCGCGCATACCCTCCACCTCCCAAATCAGGGCGACTGCCGACTTCTTCCTCAGACAGGGCTGCTGgtacagttttcttctttctttaggaAAGGGAGCTAAACTAACATTGCCAAAATAAACTCAATTCTGCTCAAAATGTGAAGTTATGTTTGTCTCGTTCCAATATGCCCTTAGCACAGAAGAGaataatcaaatgaaaataaGACACCAAGTGCTACTTGGTGAAGGCATCATGTAGCAACAGACTGTGAAATAACATTACATCTCACAGAGTGATGGATCtgtaaaaaatgagaaatcacaCTTAAAATGAAAGggcagggaaaaaaagtaaagaactcTAACAGGATGGACGAACTGTATGTGGCTCTTTCATGACCTAAAAACTAACTAGGACTTCACCAGTTTAACAAGGTCTTTGCCTAGTACAAATCAGCATGAAATCACTTCTCTGAGTGCTGTTTATTTTCTGCCAGTCTCTTATCTTTTCTCCCCTGAACCTTCCTATCTCTAGGTCTGTTTTAAACAACAGATGAGCCTCTGGAGGGTCTGTGTCCACAACACAGAACTGGAATGCACCATAATCCCAAATTCTTGTGGACTCCAGAGAGGGCCGTCCCCTGGCCCTGGCccgccctgcccctgctcccacccaGAAGGCGGGCTGTGGAGGAGACCCACCTTTCTCTGTGGCGTCACCCACAATGATCTTGCCTCCTCGCTTGCTTGTCTTCTCCACTGACAGTGCCGTGCTCAGTCCCTGCTCGTGCTTCCCAAGACCCTGGCCTTCCCGGAAGCCATACTTCTGCATGATTTTATGTGCTACTGTGCCactgggagggaaaaagaaggagCTCTTGGACTTGAAGTCACCAGCTACAGCATAAACCAGTTTCATATCACAGCAATCGCCTTCTAAAAAGACAGCGTAAATCCCACACGGGCTTCAGTGTGGTCACATAGAATTACCAACAGGTCATTCGCTAGGAGCTACAGGGATGTTCaggatgaaaaaaatggaaaaaaaaaattgccgaAATCCTGGATACCCCAAGACCATCTTGGAGCCAAGGGAAATGCCCATTTCCTACGAGGTTCTCTCGCACCCTGTGAGAAAACACGGCACGTCCCGCATGCCCCAGAGTCAGCCCTGCTCTACAGTTTCTGACCATGGTTTACTTACAAGTGTGCTTTCACATTATGTAGAGCACCACATTTTTCTAAATAGTACAACAGAGTTCCCAATGACAGCTCCAAAAGAACTCTTAGAGATCATCCATTTAACAGATGGAAAAATATACTGAGGCCCAGATTAGCTGACCAGCTTAAGGCTGACTAGGAGCAAAGCAAGACACCTAACTTAGAAATTCTTTCAGAGGTGCTAATGGTCAAGCAAAACTGGAACCTACAACTCGATTCCCAGGCCACAGCTCTTTCTTTAGTACGCAGCATCCAAACTGCACTTGGAGGTGCTTCATGGGTTTCTATGGGGGGCCCCAGTGACCACTGCTATTTAAGGCTTGAATCATAAAACGCTGCTTCAAGTAACAACATCACCTCATTGTTTCCCTTACAAATTCCACTTGAACAAGCCAACCTAGAGCAGAGAAGCCTGAGGAAGGCTGAGCTACGCCACCCTCTACCTTCCTGGGGTATGTGATGAACACTTAATCACTGTTCAAAAGGAATTCAGCAGAACAAGAACCAGCTTCATATCTGTCCCCCATTCAACACACATCCTAGGGCCAGAgtggaaatgttctctatctaCACTGCTCATAGAGGAGACTACTGTGACCGAGGAACCACATTCATCTTCAAGTAATTTAATAACCGCCAATTACCCACAGAAAGCAGCATAGGTCAAGGAGATGGATCCCAACAAGACCAGATACTGAAAACCCTCTTGCAGGGCGTGAGGCCCAGCCGTCTACTCCCACGGGCTGGCACTCTCTCCGGGGCTCTCCGAGTCAAAGCACAGGCACTCTGGGTCACTGCTGCAGTCACAGCAGCCCTGTCAGAGGCAGAGTGGAGGCCTTAGTGTCATGTCGCCTCACTGACAGCTCACAGCATGAGACACACAGAGGCAACACTGTAAAACATTCTTTAAACCAAAATGCAGGCCAAGTCCAGTGGGGggtcaaaaaaacccaaaaaacaaaaaaacaaatcctcAAGCCCCACCAGAAAGTCAAccttaaaactgaattttatatgccggcaaacaaattttaattatagtCAGAATGACTAAGTGTTTTAAACCCAAACTGCAGAATCACGATCTTAAAGCAAATGGCTCATTTCATTCGCCCTTTGGATGTAGCATATGTCAGCTCTAATTTGTAAGAGCTACTTTGTTCGCAAATGttataaaaaatcaatgtaagtAATTATCACAGGAACTGCTCCTACCTATAGACTCTAACACTGTATCGAAGTCATTCAAAACTTCCATCGGAAGGCTTACTGCTGAATCCAAAACCTACCAGTGTCAGGCCGGAACACCCTCCACAGCACTCGAGCGCTGATTCTTAAGAAGGACGCTCTGTGACCGAATACACCAGTGTCTCCCCATAAGCTCGGGGGTGCCCTCATTCCCCAACAAAAGCTGCGTCTACTGACAAGGCCGGCAACACTCCACACCGAGTCTCGTCCTTCTCACGCTACTGAGGTGAGCGCACTCAGAACCATTACCCCATGTTGGCAAGGAAGGAGTTGCCAGGTCCGGTCGGAGATCTAGGTCTGTCTTGTTCCTCATATACGGGAGGAGGGATAGCCGCTTTGGAAGACTGGGAGCGAGGTCTTGAATCCTCTTCGTAAGGGAAATCTCGGGGtactaatgaataaaaataaatcaggttTACCAAAATACTACAAAAGAGTTCAGAACTAAATCAGTTACTTACAAGgagttaagaagaaaagaaatcagtctCACAGCCACcacatgacatttttaaaaaccagaggcAGAACACGGTCTTCCTGATTCCTGctttgctccccctgcttttatctcctcaaaaaaaaacttttaacgTCCTACTGAAATGTTACTCACCCTTTAAAGTGCTCTAAAACGACCGTCTGCGCCTAAAACTTTACGATGTTCTCTATGTCCCAGGCAGACCCGACTAGCTCTCTTCTGCGGCTCACAGCGTTCTGGGTACCGGTCTGAAGACTCTACTCTTACCACCTCGTTAGCCTAGTAAACGAGGGTCTTTGTGATCAGGGACCATAACGCCAGGGCACTGAACAGGGAGGCTTTAAAAAGACCTAGATGCTTGGGTTCCACTCCCACAGAGTAGGATTCTATTGGGGCTTATGGTTTGTCAGGTGTTTTCACATAAAAGGTATTtaatagtggggcgcctgggtggctcaggtcatgatctcagggtcctgggatcaagccccacatcgggctctctactcagcagggagcctgcttcccccctctctctctgcctgcctctcggcctacttgtgatctctctctgtctatcaaataaataaataaaaatctttactaaaaacaaaaggtatttaacagtatcttttgaattattttccttaaaaagataACATAAATTGGGCAACAGGTATTAAAAAGCGCTaggactgggcacctgggtggctcagtgggttaaagcctctgcctttggctcaggtcatgatctcaaggtcctgggatcgagccctgcatcaggctctctgctcagcggggagcctgctccccctcccccctctctgccggcttctctgcctacttgtaatctctgtcaaataaataaataaaatcttaaaaaaaaaaaaaaaaaaaaacgcactAGGATGACTGGATTTTCTTGGGATCGTTTAGGTGTGGTCCAATCCAGAGGATACAAAAATGATCTAGATGCTGTATCAAAGTTCAATTCCAACCCAAATATTCTAGAATAGATCACCGGGAGAAGAAACAGCAGGTGAGCATGTTTTGGCAATCTAAGTAAATACACACGACAGTGTAAGGAAACGAACTACACAAAAATCTGATCGAGGAAGGCACTGCCACCTTGTGGAAGGCCATGAATTTAGCAGCCTCCAAACCCCAAGAGCATGAAAACCGTAAACTGAGCTACATTTGTTCTAAGCCAACTCCAACTATgaaatgttagagaaaataaaataaattactgaaaagCAAAGCATTTCACTGCATAAAACACAAGGCTCAGCCTGGTGTGAAAACTTCCAAAGCACAGGAGTGAAGGGCGGTCGCCCCCTTGGCCTCCCCAAAGCTGCTCCGTGGTGGGGCCAGAGGATGGGTTTTCAGGCCATTACCCTTTACGTGCAGAACAGCAGCTGGCTGCTTCCAGCTAAGACCTCCCCTGACCAGGCCCCAGATGTGGGTCAGAATAACAAAGGACAAGAAACAGATACGTACACTCTTTGTCCTTCTCGACCAGAGAAGTGGGTGGCGCAATGGCAGCTCCGCCCATACCTGCAAGACACGGAAGCAGCCACCGTTAGAGGAGGAGACCCTAGGGTGCCTCACAGCCCGTGCCCTACCACACCCCTTCTGGGTGGTGTGGGAGCGGACACCAGCCACCTCGTCCCTCCTGCTAACATTTACGAGTTCACCTCTGAGTCTGggattaaaaacacagaaaatgggcaaaacagAGGCagacaaaattatctttttcacaGCAGGCACTCAAGAGCCCCAGAGTGCAGTTAATGAGTCAACGCCAGGTGAAGGACGCAGCCCAGAGAACGCGCAGTTCCTTAGGAGCCAGTAACACAACCCTCCTGAGAGTCTGCTGCCTGCGAGGTGTTTTCGTAGGTGTTATCTCTTGCAGGTTTAAGAGACCTTACTCCTTCCGAGGAATAACGGGCAAAGACAGAATAAAACCCAGTTGCCCGTGGCACCAATGCTCTCGCGCACCACCCGGCCCACGAGCCCGCCCACTTCCTTCCAGGGCCTCAACCAGCAGAACAGCTGTTTGGAAAGGTGGGTGCTTCTGGCTCCTGGGCTGTCGCCATTCCTGCTCCTGTTTCCTGGACAGTGACGACACAAGCACCATAACAGACCCCACTTGCCACCCAGCAACTGGAGAACACGCATGGAGGACATAAGAATTTTTCATTCAATACAAACCCTAACATGCATATTACAACGTAGTAGCCAGTGAAACGATCAAAACAATAAAGTGTCAATTAAAAAGAACTGATTAcacggggcgcctgtgtggctcagtgggttaaagcttctgccttcggctcaggttacggatcccagggtcctgggatcgagccccgcgggctctctgctcagcagggagcctgcttcccttgctctctctctgcctgcctctctgcctaattgtgatctctgtctgtcaaatatataaataaaatcttttaaaaaaatgagaactgaTTACAAACCATGCGGCGCCAGCGTTACATAAGGTTTCACAAAAGCAACTCCTCCAAAGCCGCATACGTGCGTCACGGAGAACGCGGCCGGACTAGACAACACACTTATGAAAAAACAGGAACCTGAATAAAACATGTTCTTTCTGAAATACCTcgtatcatttctttttcaccttGTCACTAAGACCCAGGTGATGGTTGACtgatactgaaaaaaatcagctCTGAGTTCAGTATAAAAAATGCACGTGATTACTGGAAATCTGCCATCAATCTGGTTAAAATGTGAACATCGCTCTGTTAACAGCAGCATGCAGAACAGCTATAATGCCATTATTTTCCTAATACTAGACTGTATGGCTCCTgttaacattaagaaaacaatgtcCTTAATATAGAAAACACAGCTCCTTATCCAAAGGGCAGCCAATCTGTACACTGGCAAGGTTAAGACAAACATTCAACCTATAAACTGGCTTCTAAAACAAATCAATTAACATTTGTTAGTTGGTAAGATAATGGATATGGAATGTTTAAcacaatgcctgacacacagttAACTCTCCTCTCCACTAGAAAGACAACATAGCACCTGACTGACCATGCTCAGcatgttttttttaagttgaggtgTAAATGCCATATGGCCTAtctgtttcaggtgtacagcataatgacttACTGTTTGTGTACACTGCgaccacagtaagtgtagttaACACTGATCATACATGGtcacaaatgttttttttttacaatgagggcttttaagatctactctcttaacaactctGAAACAGGCAATATAGTTTTATTAACTACAACCATGTTGTACACGCACATCCTCATGatctattttataactggaagctcgTACCTGTCCACCGCCTTTGCCCATCTCGCCTACCTCCCACCTCCATCTCTAGCAACTGCCCAtctgttctctctgtgtctctgaacTTGGGTTTTTGTGGTTGCATATAGTAAGCCtcctataaatatattaaattcatatctGCACTGAAAGATTAAGAATTCTAAATTACTACAGACTTGTTCCTTTCCAACTCAATCAGTATCTTAAAGTTTACATTAAACCCTGAAGCAGCGTTGGCTGCACCCTGCGGAAGGCCAGGCTTGCCAAACTGCTAGTCATTCGAGCGCGTTCATGTACACGGACATATGCCGCAACTTTACGGTAACATGACTCTTAGGTCCCATGTTGAAGATGAccacgtgggttttcaggcaCATGAAGACCTTGGATAAGCTGAACAGCGGACCTGTATTTAAACAGCAGTAATTCCCTCTGTGCCCTGGATTCCTCACCTTCAAAACGGGGATAATCACAGCTCCAACTTGGAGCTGTGTAATGAAGCAGGTCATCTATGAAGGTGCTTATTCGACCAGTACCTGGTATCCCATAGACAAGCAGAAGACCTACATTCCTCACTTAAATAAATCTCAACCTGTCCACCAAACTGGTCAGTTAAACCAAGGAAATCCTAGCAATTAAAACACAATGAAGTTAATGTTAGAAGCGATCCATTCTCTCAAGAATGAGCACTACTTAGCTATCTAGAGATCACGCAGAACTCAGCTCTAACACAAGGACAATTCTGCCTGTGAAGTTTTAGAGATGGAAGGGGCCGTATGAAGTGCCTGGCTCAAATTCTTGTCGCCCTGCTCTCCACAGACCCTGAAAGAAACCAATGTCCAGGGAAGCTAAGGGATTTCCTCAGATTCCTGCATGTTAGTGGCGAAAACTGTGGGAACGAGTGCCTTGACTCTCTGCTCATGCTGAACAGACACACGGCTGGCGACAGAGAAGAGGTCTGTGTGATGCACAGTAAGGAAACTGTCAGTAAGGAAACTGGTACGTACTTAAGGTATCCTCGAGATCTCCAAGCAACACACGTGAGAAAGTGATCTCGAAGCACAAAGTGAAAATAGGATGTAGGTTAAAACTGTTATGCAAACACGCTCTGCTGGGATTCCAGAGAGAAAATTACCCAAATCGATGTCAACTGAACGATTTACCAAGTTggacaagaaaagcaaagagcAGGACGTCACCATGTTTGAAACATGACATTTACGTTTCACGCCTTACTTCTTTTCCGCCTCTCTCGCTCATAATCTTCATCTTCATCAGAATCTGGATCTGGTCGCCTCGAAAACCCACTAGCTTCATGTCTGTCCTTACGCCTCCTGCGGTAACAAAGGCACCAAATATTCATTACAGAGGAACCAATTTAGAGATGTGAACCCAAGGATGTCACCTTGACTTGCTCTTGGTTAGAAAATATCAAGCCTTCTCTTTCCCACTGCACTATTAATTtggggggctgggaaggaggcacATGTGCAAATAACTGGCTTAAGACTAAATGTAGTAGAAGTGAGCAAAgtgagaaaaatccaaaatattaaacTGAACAAATTTAACGGACACATGGATAtaagtagcaagagaaaagttTCCTTGATGTTTACCTCTTTGGATTTAAAGCATATCAACAAAGGTAATACAATTAAcattcaatatttataaaataagaactacaaataaagcctttttacccaaacctttaaaaaatataaataaaagatgtatatacactttttaaaattccatctcGCTCAAAATTAGTTAAacttaagaaacattttaagtgttttgttttatcttctaaaGTAAGCTCTactgcccaacatggggcttaaactcatgaccctgagaccaagaatcacatgctctactaactcagccagccaggtgcccataaTGTTTCAAGTATTTAAATAGTTATGATTCTAGTAGAACAGGAAAAATGCCCAATTATTCAACTCCAgatttctaagtttcttttttaacaattcACCTAGAATATTTCCTTCCACGTTTTCTGCATCTGGACGTGAAATCTGCTCTAGCGTTTGTTTTCACACTGGAACGTAAGGGCAGGCACACTTTGGAGCTACTGGTTTGGCTCCAGACCACCACAGTAAGGCCGATATTGTAACCAAGGGAACCAGagtttttggtttcccagtgcatagaAAACTTATGTTTTCACTATCctgtagtctgttaagtgtgtaatagcactcagccttaaaaaaaacaagtatataccttaattaaaaatattgctaaaaaagGCCAATCACcctctgagctttcagcaagtcataatcactgatcataTCACCATAACCAATCTGATAGTGGAAAGtctgaaatactgtgagaattaccaaGTAACAGAGACATGAGGAGAGCAAATGCTCTTAGAAGAATGGCcctgagggactcctgggtggctgagtcaggcGAGCATCCGGCCCCACGCTCGGCACAGACTGCTTGAgcgtcctctccctctgcccctcctcccacttccacacacactctccctctcacaTACGTCatctttaagaaagagagagagagcaaatggtGCTGATGGATTGGCTCCATACAGAGCTGCCATTCTAAGATCGATTTACTGGcgggggagcgggagggggagtgggagaacctcaagcaggctccgcactgaacGTGCAGCGGGAAGCAGGGTGCCagctcaggaccccgagatcaggacctgagccaaaagcaagagtcggatgttcaaccgaatgagccacccaggcgccccaccacaaacttttaatttgtaaaaaatactGCATCTGCAAAGCACAGTAAAATGAGGTATGCTtgtacaaaatcttaaaaacagacttATTCCTTCCGATGACTGCTTAGAACAACCAAGAAAACTAACTTCAGCCTTACAGACAGCACAAAGGTTCACTCATTAATATCACAATGATATTTCAATGTAAAATATCCTCGAATCCAAACAGAGccttacttttctctctcttctatttctttctgtctttccagcTCCCGCTGTCTCTGCCGTTCCTCTCTTTGGCGTTTCACTACTTTCTCATAATCATTAGGAAACATGGGATCATATTCATCAGCTAAAGGAATCAGCACTTCTCCTGCAGAAAATCCACTGGGAACAGGATCCTGAGGAAGGTAAAAATGCCAGACCATGTATCATCCTCATGTTTGAGAATTTTATTCACAGTCAAAGAATATGAGCAGGGGCTCTGCAGACCACCCATCTGCCTCCTTtgttttacagacaaggaaacagaagccCAAGGAGGGTTAGTGACCTGACACGGCCACACACGAGGTAGCTATGTAGCAGCTGAACCAAGAGTTCCCCGCTCAGTTTAGTATTAATTCCATAAATACCTTAGGGCATCTTGCTGCAATTCCTAAACAAGCTGCCACCATCTAAAATTTCAAGCAATACATTTGACTCTTtataataaacaatgaatattttcattttaatatgtctctatgaaaacttaaataaataatccatgAATAACAATCATTCTTGTGGTCATTTTAGATTCTAATTTTAGATTCTGCTTACATGGAAACATGATATATCCAGAGTTCGCAATAAAAGCGGAAAGGCTTTCTGAAACCCTTTGGAATACACATCCCTTTCCATGTGTGCAGCATTTCAGGAACTGAGTCTGGCACAGGTAGATAGAATTCCCTTCATCATTCATTCTCTTAGGGTCCACTAagatcattttgcatttttctgtatatttagaaACTGAGGCTACTCTTTGAGAGTAAAAAGGTAGCcttaaagaaatcagaaaaacaaaaggtagACAGAGCACAGCTGACCTGAAAACGGGGACCTAAACTTCCACACTTTCATGTTAGTTTTCTTAGCATTAACTCCTCCTCAGTTATTTGTGAGAATGAGATGCTTTAACTGGTCTCCACAGGTACCCCACGCAAGCACAGGCTGGGACTAAGGTCTCTAAGGGC
This genomic interval from Mustela erminea isolate mMusErm1 chromosome 6, mMusErm1.Pri, whole genome shotgun sequence contains the following:
- the RBM17 gene encoding splicing factor 45; protein product: MSLYDDLGVETSDSKTEGWSKNFKLLQSQLQVKKAALTQAKSQRTKQSTVLAPVIDLKRGGSSDDRQIVDTPPHVAAGLKDPVPSGFSAGEVLIPLADEYDPMFPNDYEKVVKRQREERQRQRELERQKEIEEREKRRKDRHEASGFSRRPDPDSDEDEDYERERRKRSMGGAAIAPPTSLVEKDKELPRDFPYEEDSRPRSQSSKAAIPPPVYEEQDRPRSPTGPGNSFLANMGGTVAHKIMQKYGFREGQGLGKHEQGLSTALSVEKTSKRGGKIIVGDATEKDASKKSDSNPLTEILKCPTKVVLLRNMVGAGEVDEDLEAETKEECEKYGKVGKCVIFEIPGAPDDEAVRIFLEFERVESAIKAVVDLNGRYFGGRVVKACFYNLDKFRVLDLAEQV